The DNA sequence aattgaaatattaaaaGGGAAGGGGGTGTCTTTCTGAAACAATAATGAACTATGAAGACTGCTGAATATGTTGCTTAGAGGAGAATTACtgcaatgtttaaaatgaatgacatttacacattaataaaaatacttttataaaGCATGGCACAAATGTTCAAATAATTGTTGGGGCTGCTTGTGATTATATtagcaaaagcatttttaaGAGTAGGAATAGGTACTGaatttgaaaaatgtatagCTACAAGAAAAGCTTACAGGTAACATGGTGCCAGAATGTACCATGATACTGGAAATAGCTGGTACTTTAAAATGATAACATATAAAATTTCATTACACCATTTCCATGTATACTGCACTGATGAACAGAAACAATGCAACATTTGGTTGATGCCAAATGATGTCAATACATATGACCATATAAATATACTGACATCTTTTTAAATACCAGTAAAATATTGGCTCTGTCtggtttgttttggagagcgagagaaagagcgaTAAAGTGGCTCTAAATGAGAATAATTTTTTTCATTGCTTTatagtaataaattcagacactGAATGACTCATACGCTTTATGCAAGAGCTCCTGCACTTTAGTGGCTGAGAGTATTTTTCTGTCGTTTAACCTGGTCTGTGCGCGCACCTGTGCTGGTTACACCACTATCTGTGTGTGCACGCACTGAGCATGATTATATTTTACATTCGTTTTTATCTTCAAATCTGACAATTAAACAAAATAGTAACAGATGACTATATAgactgttctctgcagaaactgtggaaaaatattttctgtGGAAAGATGTCCACGCAGCTAACATAGTTGTGTAGTTAAAGGCCTCAGGGAATATGCACAACAAAAAAAGTTATAGGTTATAATACTGGCTAAAATTCTAATAGCAGActgataacaaaaaaaaaattggccaAGAATATATCGTCCATCGCTGATTTAGATAAAGAGTTAAATACACCAATACTATAGTAAGTTTGTGACCGAGTGAGAGGGAATAGGCTAGTTCACGACATGCTGACAGGTTCTTACCATAAAAAGGGCGGAGTCATCTGTATGAGTGGAGCGTCTGGAGGGGTACAGGGTCTGAGGGGAGGGGGAAGGCAGGGTAagactacaaacacacacacagacacactaggGAGGAGTAATGTATGGGTTGTTGGAGAGTGTTCTGCATGAAGATGTGAGATgatagggaaaaaaaaaaaaaaaacctcactcACCTCACTGTCAGTAGGGCTGAGTTTATTGGGACTCTGATTTGATTTCtgctgaaaaaaagaaagaaagttgAGAAAACCCCTTCTGAATTAtttcttaatatttatttagtgGAATATTTCATTAAAGTTATAGCCAGTGTGTATTCAAGAGCATCCTAATATATCTGCCATGTACCTGACAGTGTATTAGTGTTTGTGTACCTTTACAAAACTTCTAACAGCATCTCTCTGTGCGGttcttgctctctgtctctcctcctcGTACCGCTGTGCTGCGAGCTGGGCTTCTTTTCTCATGCGCTCCAATCCTATCCCAGACCCTGATACTGCCCGCTAAAATACATAAGAACAAACATGGTTCAGGGTTTTAATACAAGTGGGAAATTTTAACATAACCCCATcggccataacattatgacaacctatttgtttctacactcgctGGAGCACTTTGTAACTCAAATTATAGACTAGTTCTCATCAGTTGTTCTGAAAACTTCCTTATCTTCATTTCACGCTACTCTTcaaaatggtcaggaccacctcAGAGCATGTAAGAattgtgtggtggatcattctcagctttGCTGTGCCACTGATGCCGTAGTGGTGTTTAATGTGTGCTGTgcaggtacaagtggatcaggaAATCAGACATCAGGGCATTGTTGATGGAGTTTTCaaaacacagtgtccactctgttagacacacctacaccgttggtccaccttgtagatgtaaaaatCAGACAGTTGCTCATCTGCTGCTGATAAAGTTTGTGCTGTTCATCCTCTAGTTCTTCACAGTAGTGGGAAAATGTTTGTTTGGCAGACTttactcagtccagcagtgacactgaaggatTTAAAACCTCAGCACTCAcatagcagcactgctgtctgatccacatATATCAGCACAATACACTAATACACCACaactgtcagtgtcactgtaacCCTGCCCTGATCCACTATTCAGATCTTTCCTGCCCTGTAACGGTCCTAtgccctgaccattgaagtaTAGGGTGATGGTGTAATATAATGAatgtacagcaacagatggactatagtgTGCAACTGTAGAACCACAATGTACTCCTGTACAATCAGTGGAGCCAAGATAATGAACAGGGTAGGattaaggaggtggtcataatattatggttgCTCAGTATACATTAACACCCTGggaacaccactgacaatttgattattttcaaataataatcaATTGGGTGTTGTGAAGCAATCTTTAAatagaaaacacaaacaaatatatgatAAACCTCTCCTCAAAACTCACCAAAATGGTTTTATCAGACATCTCTGAGAATTGCCTGGGCTGGACTAATGAATGTGCTTGACTGACAGCCCTCTAACACTGGCGAACAAAACTATCATTACATTACCATAGCAATGCAGAGTCTTGAGACAGAGAAGTTTTTTTAGCTTCTTACTTTGACCTGCAACAGTACATATTTCTGCAAAGTCTGCTGAGTAATATTTGTCAGATGCCTCTCCCCAGAAGAGTGTGTGTCTAGAATTAAATGTGAGAGTTTGTCTTTCCTTTCTCTGGAAGTCATGTCCCTCAAGTATGAAGCTTTAGAACTCTGTCAGCATttctaacacccccccccccccccccccccaaaaaaaaaaaaaaataaataaataaaactttggGAACATTAGTTTGTCAACTTGTTCAGATTAGCACAGTCATTCAGTTTGCCTTGTGATTGATCAAGGTAAAGTTGATCAAACAATACCCATTTTAGGACTGCCCATTCTACATCAAGAGGACAGCAATGCTGATGTAATTCAGCAGACAATTATTAGACTTTGGGAAGATAGTCATACGAATTCATTTGGGGCCCCAAGGAGCCTGATTATATGCTCCCAGTGGCTTTAATTCTGGATTGAAAAGTTACATGGAAAATTACCTGGCTATGAGTAGGTGATGACAATGTGCCAGCTGTATCTGGTACACCCCTATGGAGAAAACAGTCTAATTAGTAAACGTATCTAAGACAAATTTGGTGTGTTTCTTTTACCAGAGTCCATTCAACAATAGATCATCCTTACATAGCTGGCCTTCTCTCTTAACATATTTCATAAGATTTAAATTGACTTACATAAtgcataaatataatacataataaacagCATAGTTTTATATTTGTATGAGTGTTCATTTCAACTTGTATCTACCGAGTGTGTGAAGAACCATAGCGTCTTGAATCATCATTTCTTATTTCTCTCATGTAACTGGCCTTGCCTGGCGAACCCTATAAATCAGAGGAAAAAATATAGTTACTCCACAATAGGACCAGCACGCCAGAAAAAGTGGAAGGTTAAgcagttttaaaaatatctgaGAAATTGTACCCCTTGTGGAGCTATTCCTAAATGTGATTGAGTGGAAAAGtgagtgaattaaaaaaaagaatcccATGAGGGGCTtcacatattaaaaaaataaataaaatgtaaaaaatatatagatcaCACACCTCTCTGGTGATACGTCTTTCAATGTATGCCATAAACTGTGAGCTGAGGCTGACTGTCTCCCCTCTGCTTCGTccatcctcctcatcctcctctcctGTGCAGCTGTCAATAAAGTCTATCTGTTCAAGCTCTGACTCCACTAAGACAAGAAAACATTCCAAAATTATCACTGGAAAATTACACCAAGAAATGAGAGGTGCCTTTCTCTTATTCTTTTCTCACATGTTCCATTGGCCAAGATTGACCCTGTTCTGTGCTCATCCCGTTCCCTGTCTCGTTCTCTCCTTTGTCTTTGCTCTTTGGTTATTTCTGCCACTCTCAGTGGTAGGTCTGACAACTCATCAGAGGGCTATGTGAAGAGATATAAAGAAAATTGACAAGCTGATGAAGGGGAAGACAGTTGCTCAAAATCAGCCATCTAACAATAAGGGAATATATCATTTagacaaaatgaatgaaagctgCTTAGCGTGTGTTTCTTCAAGAGAACTTTTGTGCTGCACATGTAGTGGGCTGAAATTATACACGTGGTATACCGTGCCGAAATAAACTCATTCTACAGCCTAAGAAAAGctgttaatgttattaatttaaGATAGCTTCAAATACAAATAATGGGTGAAGATGTTTTAAACTGTTGAATAACTTGTTTTCCCACAACAGAAATAATGCCACTGCTATAGAATAcaggaacagaacagaaaatacCTGCTTATGTTATCATTACTCACTACTGCCAGTGAACAAATGGCCATACTGTTCtggaaaataaatgtgtacacTCAATATTAAATTTCAGGGAAAATCTGGGACTTACTTCATTGCCTGACCATCTCTTGTCTCCGCTGTCAACACTATTAAACCCAGAGTCCAGAGCCCCATATGGTCGGCCTGGATACAACTCATCCACACTGAGAGAAACACattgtgaaaaaatgaaatcaaattagACATAgaagatgttttaaaaaaaaaaaagattacgctAGTGAGTAAGAAATTTACAGGAAACTATAACCCAggcattaaaatatgtttagacATTTGGACACATACCACATTTACATTAACACCAGTCTGGAAGAGAATACACTCTGAGAAAAACATTAACCGTAATCACAATGAGCTTTACTGAAATTTGGCATGCACAAAAAACGGCCACCATCTCCAACTTCATCGCACTTACACACATCTGTGAAACCTACTCAAGCCAGGACATGATTTCTTGCGTCAGTGTCTGCTACCAGAAGCAGATTATGTAACACGGGGAagggggaaagaaagaaagaaaaaaaaaaaaaaagaaaaaagttgtCTGCTGCTTTCCAGTGGTGTGGGGAAATTATTTAAAGACAACATTCACAAGGgtaatcaaaaaacatttattctttataaaattcagaattccccaccatttgctagctctccagtctgtttgtgtcctGGAAACTGGTCTATTGTGTTTGTGAAGCCCTAGTGTCAATAAacctatcgttacacttatatagggCCTTTCTAGATaaccacactgctcagaacactcaatccacacattGGCAAGTAGCGGGAGCCAAACACGCACAGTGTACTCttgaccaggaacgaccgtcaacctggaggactgcatcgggtactaggatttcacccaggacaaaGCCATCCATATCTGggtgcacacacattcactcacacagcaggacagttattagacagaagccaattcacctaccctccatgtttttggactgtgggaggaaaccggagacccacgcagacacggggagaacatggaaactccacccagatgggacttaaacccaagatcccagcgctgggaggcgaacgtgctaaccactaagccaccgtgagTTCAAAACGAGTTCAAAAaacaaagtctctctctctctctctaaaacaggagagagagagagagagagagagaaagagagagagagagagagagagagaacaagaacgAGCCATCCAATTGTTGAAAACCATAAAAAGAGATGGGCTTATTGCATAATTCCTGCTCCAaaggtgggtaatattaacCTGCTTTTGTTGTTTCACATTATTACGCATGAAAATAAAGACTgaaatgctacaaaattaacAACTCAAGTGACAAaaaagtttctgtggtaatgcagttaatataaatatacagacaATTTAAATTCCACCCACATACAAACCAcagtttttctcctcaaatatactgttccaccttaaataacagagcttttgaatgtaaacaaaccagagagaactgcagttgtAGGTTGTAAATCTTACCTTTAATATGAGGACCCTGGATTCTTCtgatttacattaaatattaaaagactGATATCTAGACCACCCAAGAAGAAAAAatggtgttttgttttcattaagCATGTTAATGAGTGCATTTCTTACCAAGAACCAAAGCCAAGTGGTCTCCTTTCATAGTCAGGAAGGTCTGGAGCTATTTTACATGCCTCCATGTTCAGATATTTGAATATGTGGATCTTCCCCTTGATACAGATCTAGAAGTGTTCATACAGATAAATCATGATTTTTAATAATGGACCATTATGTTGTGGAACAATTACAGAGAATAAAGACCTTACAAAGAACTAAAATAATGCTGCCTTTCATACGTCATACATAAaatgaactaaatgtaaaaaaatctcAAATATTTATTGCTAAAATTGTAAATTCATTTTATACATTTGCATCTCAGCAGAAATAATGTGCAGTATGGGTTAATGACCTGTGCAGGGGGACTTTGAAGGGGATTGTTGTCCAGCACAATGCTTTGGAGGTGACGGAGGTTGCGGTAACATACTGGAATCGCAGTCACCTTGTTGCATGAGAAATCTAACCTCACTAATGGCAGCTCAGCCAGTTCTGCAATGTCACCAAAAaacagaacattaaaaaaaacaccacaccaTAGCAATAatgcaatatttaaatttaatgagCAGTTCACAGAGGGCCCACtgtctgtgtgtacagtgacaataatttaatgaatacatttcattaatatataaaaGGGGGATCATGCGGTTTAAAAACGGGACATAAAGTGAACAGGTTGGCATATGTAGAGGACAACTAGTGTTGCTTCTTTATGGATACTCTTGAGCTGAACTCAAGAAATATGAAGGCATGTAAGGGCTGGGTGTGTTGGGCAAATGCTGAGATGATTATCTGTGCATGTGTAAGAAAGAAGTGGGCCTTCAAGATGCTTTAAGTGTATGACAACAAATGAGAGCGATATAGACTCTAACCAGGAGGCAAGCGAACAAGGTGGTTTCGTCGAATGTTCAGATCTCGCAGAGCTTCAAGCTGGCCAACCTGGGAAGGCAGAGTCTGGATCTCATTACAGCTCACATCCTAGAGAGAAAAGACGAAGAATGTGAGAGTGAAAgaacaaatacaacaaaaagTAAACAGACAACAAAAGAAAGCTAAGATTTACAATTAGAGGAAAAAAAGTACCACATTTTATCGTCCAATATACTATATCAATGACAGAATTTCCAACAATGATCCTCATTCCTGGCCCCGTGCATCTACAAAtgttaatttatgttttttctGCTGACCCCAGAAAAGCATGAGGATTATATTTAGAATTATTTTAAGCTATTTTAGGCCAGTTTGCAAGTTGTTAGCATACATAATGCATTGTTAATTGCTTATTTAGCCTTGGCATATTATGTAGCTTGCTTAGAGAGATCATACAAGTAGATAGTGTCTCCATACTTGCATATTGgtgaaaataaacattacatttgtcgtattttaaacaaaaaatatactaAATGAGATAAGGGTACAATTTACTCCAACGCTCAAATAGTTCTAGGATATTCAAAATCATAATATTTTCTCTACCATGGAACAGTTTCTCTGTGCATACTGCAAGCAGTTAAGTGAGCCATTTACCCAGAGTGAGAATAACCCTAACAGATCAATATATAAACACCATATCAGATCAATATATAAACATGACCCCAACCTccccaacccacacacacaagtactCACCAACTCAGTGAGTTGTCGGAGTTGGCCAAGCTCTTCAGGCAAGGACACTAATTTGTTGTTGCAGGCAATCAGCACTTTCAGAGGCAGACTGCACACATGAGCAGGCAGGGTGGACAGCTGGTTCCGACTGAGGAAAGCATGATAAAGGGAGAAGGAAGTAACACAATTTAGTGGAAAGTTGATCTCAACCCTCTTTCACATGtagaacatgccacactctggtTTTAACACCGGTGGCTCAATGATTCATGATTACAAAGTaggtaaattaatattttggctgatatataGAGTTATGtagattaaaaaatgaaaaactatTTCAGTATTTCCTATATTggcatcattttaaaaatacagggtgtgtttttggggaaagcattaaATCAAGTCTTGGTCTAAACTGTACTCTAAAAGGAGGATCACCATCAGAAATGAAGAATAATTTTAGATTGGATGTCTAAAACACTTTCACTCACAACCACGATAAATAAAACTTTGAATGATTTATCAACAATATATCATAGTAATAACGAGAAAGTTATTGTTTAATATGCCACTGACCCATCAGCTTGTTCATTTGGAGCTAGGATTTCTGTATCTCTTTGCAATAAGAGCAATTTTAAAAGGCACTATGCAAATCAAATTTGATCAAGCATATACCATCATTCGTGCTTGTGTAAGtgcatgtgctttttttttttttttacctgatgTTCAGGTATGTTAGGGCCTGAAGATTGATCAGACTTTCTGGTACTGAGCGTAGGCAATTCTGGTACAAGTTCAGATTCTCCAGtgacacaaacatgcacacctCCACTGGTAGCTCTGACAATCTGTTCCTTGACAAATCTACAGTGGAAAAGAGCACAGAAATTAAGAGCACAAAGAGAGAGCATGTGAAAGAatagggggtggggggagacATCAGAAAGGAAAATGAGATACAAGGAGTATGAAATGGGAAACTCCGATTTAAGACATTATCCCACCTGTCTTGTTTTCTGCATGCTAAAATGTGTTTGCAGAGTTAATCATTTGTTCCATGACTGTTTTACTGGTTACAATCTACAGACTTATGGAGAACAGCACCGAATTAATTTTCTTTTCAGGTTATTTCAGTGGAAATCTCATATCCTCCTCTAATGCTCAGGTTAGTGGGTTGATAGCACACACATGCCCTGCAGATGTTCTTTTTTTGGCAGTGATGAAAAGCCTATGAGTCAGAGCCAGAGAGCAGTGAGGTGTCAGGCCACAGGGCTAATTAAAGTGCACTGGACTGAACACCGGACAGCAAGAGAACATGGCAGactcatttattttcagaaatgtcCTGAGAGATTCAGCAACTATTAAGCTCTTAGACTTTAGAAACAAATACCCAAATGAAATATGCAGATGGAGCCTCTAAAAATCTTTAGTGAAAAGGTAAATGAACTgactaaaatgttattttaaaaaaggtacCCACAATATAAAATTATCTCATGTTGGTTTAATGTCATGGTAGATCTTATCATTGAACATAAGCATGTCTAAATAGTTTGTGAacttcaaacagtaaacataaCACAAATGATATCACATGGTATCCATAGGTTGTAGTAGTGGTGGGTGATATCATGACTAATTGTACAATTTATCAtcatgattacgattaatgaacgattattttgtttttgtatttttgaccctcatagtacagtgacgaggcttgtactgtaaatatgcttcagtattaaagctgggatattttttctaatgttgctgggagcttgttctgCTAATTTTTTGAGCACCATTTATATTTGGTTTGGTGTCATCTTTTTGTTAGGTGTCATCTAAATTAAAGTCAAAGCACAAcatgtccaaaccacagatactgtgtttttctttgatatGAACTGCTCAAGACGCTTGGtcggcctctgcgtttaggttctcCACCATGTTGCAGATAGGGGCAATACAGCTTGAtggcgtggttttaaagggacagtacgtGAACAGACATTGGGGACATAACAGGATAAAAATTAATCAATATAATCGATAAAGACAAGATTATGTAACTCAAACTGTAAACTTCACATTTCTAAACGGAGCTTGGTTCGTCAGTGCCTGTCATTAGGAGCTCAGACTTCATCCCAAATagcaccatactccctacatacaCATCGTACATAACTAATAATACTGCACTCAGGCAGTAATTACAAACCAATGCCGACAGGAAAACGTGaatcttattaaaaaaaaaatataataaattttgACATTAATTgcactgtgtgactgcaaatactgttttttttaacctaCACCTatcactcacattttcagacaaggagaaacaaacaaaacaaaaggaaatCTCCTGCTTGGCAATCCATAAGATAATTGAATGATTCATTACAACAAGTTGTTGTACACAAATTTCtgaatgaagagaaaaaaaaaaaagaattcaaaGTAATATGTTACACATGTAGTCTGTTATACCAAGTAGCAAAAATATGACAGCATTCCAGCAATatacaacaaataataaagGTGGGTTCTTGGTATTCTGGCATTTCAGTAACTGATGTAAAATGATTATCTAAAATCAGTTCTCTAGAAAATTATATTTCAAAAATGAActtcaaagaaataaacatcagTCCACAGAAAATAATCAAGAATGGTAGACAGCCTTCCTTTTGCTGCCGTGAGCCTCAGTTTAGGAATTGTCTAATCCATACCTTGTAAACACGTAGGGGgaggaaagggggggggggcacaatACAGAAACATAATACACCCAACACAAATGAATTAGTGTCcttgctgatatatatatatatatatatatatatatatataaagaaagagTCTCTCTATTCAGCCGCTCCTCTTAACTACAGACTTTGCCTGGTCCTAATAATAGCACAACACTACATAGCTACATAATCACGCCCCTAAAAAAGGacagtggaaaaacaaaacttttAGAAACAAGGTCCACAGGCTGCTATGAGTGGCTGTGTTTCCATGTGTTTTAAAGTTCAGCGGCTGATGATATGCAGCAGTgcagtcatttattttattagtgtTTCGACTCAAGACCAGATTTGACAGAGAGCCTAATTGTGGTCTAAGCTCAGTTTTGTTCACTGATGCTCTCCAAGTTAATAAACTGTCAACATTTAATACTCAAAAGATTTCTAGAATGCTGAACAAATGCAAGAACCTATAAATGCAATAAGTGTGCTCATTAAGCCCACCAAGTCTGGAAAACAAAAGTATACAGAGTAACAAATGGACAATATTCTGTAatcataaaactacaaagttctcttgtatggtcagaggaattcagagaatggacagtgagtgttgaGACAAAGagctggtcataatgttatggttgatctgtgtacaTACGGTGTCAACGTCAATACATGGATTGACGGACTAGAGCCTATGCCCTTGCTACTccatgctcagcactgcagaaattgcattaTGTAAAAAAAGCTTACCTAGTTTTCTAGTATATATAGCACATTCATCTTCTTATAGCACCCCCATGCACAAGTAAAAGCATTCGTCTACTTGAACATTCAGGACTATTTCACTTTGTATTTTcacaaatattaaaattgtgCATTTTTAGAAATGTTATGTCAATGCATTATAGCCTACCCTTAATTATGAGACCATGTCTTTACTCTCTGAGGACTGCAAAAAACTGCACCAATGTACTCAATACAAGCTTCAACTGGAATCTAAACTCCATTGTGGAATTTATGCAGTGAAGGTTTTAAGAGATAACACATTGGATCTAAACTTGCATTGTCATTATAATGTTTGTTTGTACAGTGAACAGGTTGCATGATGCTTTTTTGGCTTTTGTTTGATGATATGGTAGCAAAGGAAGATTTGTGTTTGCTATTATAGCTTTTCCAGCATGCCTGGACTTATATTTATAGCTGTGCAGCTGTGTGGAGATCCGGGAGGACAGGAAGCTGTGCAATGTCTGCTCCGAACTTTACCTCAAACCAATTCAAGCAAAGTCACACTACACCAACACTGTCAGATCAACAGCTTGAGCAAAACATTACTAAGGGACACAAAAGTACATAAAATCAAGCTTATTTAGAACTTAAAATGCCATAAAGCTCAGGTTTTTACCAACTGATTGAATTTCATttagaaaatgtaaattttCTAAGCCAGGACAAAGCCTCATACCTTTGAGCAAAAAGTCGAGTGAAAGGTCTTCTGAGTGTTGTGTCTGTAttcagcttcattcctctctcttttaacctaAATTCAACTACATTCCCAACTGCAGTGGGTTACTGAGCTtatgtttttttcctcattttacCCGCTTTCAGACTTTGACATCACCAGTCAGCGAGCAACCACAGCACCCcatccctgtggctctcttaaacgcacatgaatgaattttatggccttgtacttaaagacacagaacggATATTtgtcacaccacacacacgtcataagTACCGCCCTCATTTTTGAGATGCTgtctacattttttaattatcttTGCAAAGCCCAACTGAGATGTTCACTTTGGTTTGCCCTCTGGTTTCATCCAGGTCTTTTGTCTAAAAGCCTTCGCCCTTCTTGTAGTGCAAGTGGTAATACTGCTCTCCCAGAATACTTAAGCCTTCAGACACGTCTATCTTCAGGCACAATCTCTGTGCATGCATGTAGTGCACATACATGAGGCAGAGGGTGAGAAAAGagtgagagtcagagagaagagGGGTTGTGCATGTGTGCTCTGTCTGTGAAACAGTGGCCTATTGTGACATCATTCAGGGCAGTTGGAATTTAAAATTCTGAATGTTTTGCCCTTTTCTCCATTTAAAAAGGTAAATGTACCAATTTCAAAAAATCTGATTCACTCCTCTCGCTGCTGAGaccttaaaataataatgataaagatACTGCTGATTTTATTAGAAGAACAGACTTGCCAACTCAGGTTTAAagctcatttaatttatttgtgatTATTTGTAGGGACATGATGAAAATGCTAGGAACtcctaatttttattttttttaatgttcagaTCACTATAATGAATAACAGCTTAAAGAAATGTGTCAGAACAGTATAGACCAGTTGTGCTGCACAGATACTGATACCATATCTGATACCAATACTggcacttaaacacagtatcaGTATCAGCTACAGAGAGCACTGAAACCATAGGTGCGTTGGAAATGGCCCACTACTCACTATTTCCTACATGTAATAATACACAGGGTACTTTTCAGGACACACCCCATGAAGCAGATACTGACGTGCATGCGCACTGCTAGATGCTGCTCAAATTTTAAGTTCGGGCACATTATAAACAGGCTGGGTATTTCACACTACATGAttgtttttgtcaatttttacagagactggaaaaaatgtcacacacacacactacatgacTCCCCAAGCAAACACGTTTCCTTGGAGACACAAATATGGACATACAACTTGCTACAATTACTGTTTGCGCTACTATTTATGTAgatacacaaagaaaaaaaataccgTAAAAGGTCTTGAATGGGAAAACATTCAGAGCAATCTTTACACACTGCAGCAGGAGCTGGAGATTAGTAGAATAGCACATAGTTGTGgctacattccaccttaaacgattcAGAAACAGAGCTAACCGTAGCGCACACCACAGTGTTGTATCCTTTAAGGCGAAAcggaaaattagaataaagttggaataaaggctgtaatAGCATGTTGTGTGACACAGCatgttctcctacaggtaataATTGTTATTTGGGGACGTGCATCTGGCAGtatgtaatatattgtagtttttcCATTTAATCTGTCCTCCACTGTTGAGCTCCATTGTATGTGCCCGTGTTaactttctgtgctctgttcttaTTGGCCATTGAAGG is a window from the Hoplias malabaricus isolate fHopMal1 chromosome 11, fHopMal1.hap1, whole genome shotgun sequence genome containing:
- the lrch3 gene encoding DISP complex protein LRCH3 isoform X6, yielding MAASVLLSAENTVPAFSVRNPSAAGPAANGLLIPGPAAWSRSLERALEEAAATGSLNLSGRKLKEFPRSAANHDLTDTTRADLSRNRLSELPVEVCMFVSLENLNLYQNCLRSVPESLINLQALTYLNISRNQLSTLPAHVCSLPLKVLIACNNKLVSLPEELGQLRQLTELDVSCNEIQTLPSQVGQLEALRDLNIRRNHLVRLPPELAELPLVRLDFSCNKVTAIPVCYRNLRHLQSIVLDNNPLQSPPAQICIKGKIHIFKYLNMEACKIAPDLPDYERRPLGFGSCVDELYPGRPYGALDSGFNSVDSGDKRWSGNEPSDELSDLPLRVAEITKEQRQRRERDRERDEHRTGSILANGTLESELEQIDFIDSCTGEEDEEDGRSRGETVSLSSQFMAYIERRITREGSPGKASYMREIRNDDSRRYGSSHTRGVPDTAGTLSSPTHSQRAVSGSGIGLERMRKEAQLAAQRYEEERQRARTAQRDAVRSFVKQKSNQSPNKLSPTDSETLYPSRRSTHTDDSALFMSEFEPLMVFEIDIDTNTIKKRPSPPKQQGEDRASVSQTAIQSPTYPSPAPPPSCRGASQRPESFLFRLSQREEKKRGESRAGRSDPEDGTSKSSPAAGPAGEEAELVEQLRKNIESRLKVSLPSDLGAALTDGVVLCHLANHVRPRSVPSIHVPSPAVPKLTMAKCRRNVENFLEACRRIGVPQGCLCSVADVLEGEMLHLYRLLEALLSLAPPLRPSPPTQLAGFALFYLSVMSLLCVLYCHLVPRI
- the lrch3 gene encoding DISP complex protein LRCH3 isoform X14: MAASVLLSAENTVPAFSVRNPSAAGPAANGLLIPGPAAWSRSLERALEEAAATGSLNLSGRKLKEFPRSAANHDLTDTTRADLSRNRLSELPVEVCMFVSLENLNLYQNCLRSVPESLINLQALTYLNISRNQLSTLPAHVCSLPLKVLIACNNKLVSLPEELGQLRQLTELDVSCNEIQTLPSQVGQLEALRDLNIRRNHLVRLPPELAELPLVRLDFSCNKVTAIPVCYRNLRHLQSIVLDNNPLQSPPAQICIKGKIHIFKYLNMEACKIAPDLPDYERRPLGFGSCVDELYPGRPYGALDSGFNSVDSGDKRWSGNEPSDELSDLPLRVAEITKEQRQRRERDRERDEHRTGSILANGTLESELEQIDFIDSCTGEEDEEDGRSRGETVSLSSQFMAYIERRITREGSPGKASYMREIRNDDSRRYGSSHTRGVPDTAGTLSSPTHSQRAVSGSGIGLERMRKEAQLAAQRYEEERQRARTAQRDAVRSFVKQKSNQSPNKLSPTDSETLYPSRRSTHTDDSALFMQGEDRASVSQTAIQSPTYPSPAPPPSCRGASQRPESFLFRLSQREEKKRGESRAGRSDPEDGTSKSSPAAGPAGEEAELVEQLRKNIESRLKVSLPSDLGAALTDGVVLCHLANHVRPRSVPSIHVPSPAVPKLTMAKCRRNVENFLEACRRIGVPQSQLCLPLHILEEKGLPQVAGTVRALLDLAPPKSSPSPSTAPANPSFPSTLAM